A region of Flavobacterium album DNA encodes the following proteins:
- a CDS encoding DUF3800 domain-containing protein: MYIAYFDESGDDGYPKFSSQLFVLSAVYMHESDWKDNYDVIRKFRQYLKDKYDFPIKMEFHCRQLIQDKYPYHGKYSTEERKELIELHFKLIAALKLKVINVVIDKNRIKKEEYDVLKNAFTYSLQRIENDMAEGNDNRFIVITDEGRIKKMTSVARLLQRINYIPSLFDEGSYRNDLKTIIEDPLPKKSNESYFIQLSDTLAYIVNLYAQHKLVENPLSWPKRVQQVLKYGDDEGFLDILLEKGKLNTKANKNNKFGIVYYPK, encoded by the coding sequence ATGTATATAGCCTATTTTGACGAATCCGGAGATGATGGGTATCCAAAATTTTCATCACAATTATTTGTGTTGAGTGCTGTTTATATGCATGAAAGTGACTGGAAAGATAATTATGACGTAATTCGAAAATTCAGGCAATATCTTAAAGATAAATATGATTTCCCGATCAAAATGGAATTTCATTGCCGCCAACTTATACAGGACAAGTATCCATATCATGGCAAGTATTCAACAGAAGAGAGAAAAGAATTAATAGAACTTCACTTTAAACTTATAGCTGCCCTAAAGTTAAAAGTTATCAATGTAGTCATTGATAAAAACAGGATTAAGAAAGAAGAATATGATGTTCTAAAAAATGCTTTCACATATAGTCTTCAGCGAATTGAAAATGATATGGCTGAAGGAAATGACAATCGTTTTATAGTAATTACAGACGAAGGGCGAATAAAAAAAATGACCTCGGTTGCCAGATTACTACAAAGGATAAATTACATTCCTTCACTTTTTGATGAAGGCAGTTATAGAAATGATTTGAAAACAATTATTGAAGACCCACTGCCTAAGAAATCCAACGAATCATATTTTATTCAATTATCAGATACATTGGCATACATTGTTAATTTATACGCCCAGCATAAGTTGGTTGAAAATCCTTTGTCATGGCCAAAAAGAGTGCAGCAGGTGCTAAAATACGGTGATGATGAAGGCTTTCTCGATATATTGCTGGAAAAAGGAAAGCTAAATACTAAAGCTAAT
- a CDS encoding GNAT family N-acetyltransferase, with protein sequence MTNWKTDTLADILPEEFYALIDRNRDHIAKTFPGTLANNTYFEDTVAALGQSAMNEGRKENYYYYLRNLDTNALIGYVLVKNIDRKIAKCELAYFIDKDFEGKGIITKAVGNLIAFCFEELHMNKITICTSPVNYGSQRIALKHGFTKEGVLRQEFKNGQGVLEDIFYYGLLRSEYNER encoded by the coding sequence GTGACCAACTGGAAAACCGATACCCTTGCCGACATCCTTCCGGAGGAATTTTATGCCCTCATCGACAGGAACAGGGATCATATTGCCAAAACCTTTCCGGGGACACTGGCCAACAACACCTATTTTGAAGACACCGTTGCGGCATTAGGGCAGTCGGCTATGAATGAAGGGCGGAAAGAAAACTATTACTATTATCTCCGTAACCTTGACACTAATGCGCTTATCGGTTATGTGCTTGTAAAGAATATCGACCGGAAAATTGCCAAATGCGAACTCGCCTATTTTATAGATAAAGATTTTGAAGGGAAAGGTATCATCACAAAGGCAGTCGGCAACCTCATCGCTTTTTGCTTTGAAGAACTGCACATGAATAAAATAACCATCTGTACTTCGCCTGTCAATTACGGCAGCCAGAGGATTGCACTGAAACATGGCTTTACAAAGGAAGGTGTATTGCGGCAGGAGTTTAAGAATGGACAAGGCGTTCTGGAAGATATTTTTTATTATGGATTATTACGATCAGAATACAATGAAAGATAA
- the hemF gene encoding oxygen-dependent coproporphyrinogen oxidase, whose product MKDKFYQYIQGLQDAITSKLEAVDGSARFREDLWQRPEGGGGRTRVIENGAVFEKGGVNISAVHGELPKAMQAYFNVGDVDFFACGLSLVIHPKNPFVPTVHANWRYFEMYDKQGNIVDSWFGGGQDLTPYYLFDEDARHFHQTCKTACDKHNPEFYPKFKKQCDEYFWNAHRGEARGIGGLFFDHCKATDDFSMENWYDFVTEVGNSFLSAYVPIVERRKDIAWDEANRNWQEIRRGRYVEFNLVHDKGTLFGLKTNGRIESILMSLPPHVQWVYDHHPEPGSEEERLIKVLNDPKNWIECI is encoded by the coding sequence ATGAAAGATAAATTTTACCAATACATACAAGGCTTACAGGATGCCATAACTTCTAAACTTGAGGCAGTTGATGGCAGCGCCAGATTCCGTGAAGATCTTTGGCAGCGTCCTGAAGGCGGCGGGGGACGCACGCGCGTGATAGAGAACGGCGCTGTTTTTGAAAAAGGCGGTGTGAACATCTCTGCAGTGCATGGAGAACTGCCAAAAGCCATGCAGGCCTATTTTAATGTAGGCGATGTAGATTTCTTTGCCTGTGGCCTGAGCCTGGTGATCCATCCCAAAAACCCTTTTGTGCCAACCGTACATGCTAACTGGCGTTACTTCGAAATGTATGACAAGCAGGGTAATATTGTAGATAGCTGGTTTGGCGGTGGGCAGGACCTTACGCCTTATTATTTATTCGATGAGGATGCACGCCACTTCCACCAAACCTGTAAAACAGCTTGCGATAAGCATAACCCGGAATTTTATCCGAAATTTAAAAAGCAGTGCGATGAATACTTTTGGAATGCTCACCGTGGTGAAGCACGGGGTATTGGCGGCTTGTTCTTTGACCATTGCAAGGCCACTGACGATTTTTCGATGGAAAACTGGTATGATTTTGTAACGGAAGTTGGCAATAGTTTCCTTAGCGCCTATGTACCGATAGTAGAGCGAAGAAAAGATATTGCATGGGATGAAGCCAACCGTAACTGGCAGGAAATACGCCGTGGGAGGTATGTAGAATTCAACCTTGTACATGATAAGGGAACGCTCTTCGGGTTAAAAACCAATGGCCGTATCGAGAGCATATTGATGAGCCTGCCGCCGCATGTGCAGTGGGTATATGACCATCATCCGGAGCCGGGGAGTGAGGAGGAGCGATTGATAAAAGTTTTGAACGATCCTAAAAACTGGATAGAATGTATATAG